The DNA sequence AATGCCGCCAATGCCTTCTTCGCCCCAGCGGTAAGCCCGGGAACGGGCCATGTCGTGGGTAACAAAATTCCAGGCATCGCCATAGGGGCTATAGTCTTCCCGAACGGTTCCCCAGGCGCGGTCAGACAGGTAAGGTCCCCATTTTTTCCAGCCTTTATTATCGGCCCGTTCATAAATACGTTCGCGTTCAGCTATGGTGGTCATACGGTATTCGTCGGGTGGGTGAATTGTGTGTCGTTACAATCAACGTTACTCAAAAGTAAGATGAAACGATAGTTGAGGAATTAAAAAGTTTGCGGACGGTTGTGTTTTACGAAGTAACCAGCTGGAAACCAACTATGTTTTGCGGATGGGGCGGATCAGTTTAGAGCAAGTGGTACTTTTCCTGAACCCGTTGCGTATTTAGGACAACCGATTAACTTTGATTGTTTCTTTTTGTACTATCCGACAATCATGCGACTTTATTCCTATCACATCTGTGCATCATTGCTCGCTGGGTTACTGGCGTGCGCGCCTGCCGAACCGGATGTACAGCCACCGGGAACGTCAAAAGCTACCGGCATCAGTGACGTGTCGCGGGGTGATATTACCGGTTTTGTAACGTTGTGCGATGAGTTTGGCGTGACCAAGTCCAAAAGTGACAGTATGATCGTTTCGCTCGAAGGGCTACAAACGGCTTTTCCTGTCCGCACTCGGCCCGAGGGTCGTTTTGTCATTGCCAATGCTTATGCCGGACGCTACAACCTAAGTTATAACAAGCCTGACTACGGCAACTACAAGCTGATTGGCATTCAGCACAGCGGCAGTATACAAACGATAGTTCCGTCAGTAACCATTTGGGAGCGGCCTAAAACGGCACCATCGAATCTGGCCGTTACCGTTGATGGTCTTAAGCTGGTCTTGTCTGGTCTGTCGACGCCCATTCAGCCGGTGGGTACCGTTCCGGAGAAACAACGGCGGATTCGTATCTTCTTCGGTCGTGACGAGAAGGTGAGCCAGCTCAACTACGTTACAACGCTGGACCAGACAATCATCCCGCCGGGTGGCACGGGCGCTTTTGCCGCCAAACTCCTGGCCGACGATTTGCTGGCCTTCAAACCCGGCGACCGGGTGTACGCTATTGCTTATGGCATTACAGCCTTCGAAAATGCCTATGACGACCCGGACACCAAACAGAAACTATACACGGGCATCAATCCAGTCCCGTCAAACGTCGTAAGTTTTGTACTGCCGTAATTGCTCACTCCTGGCCCCCTCCCGAAGGAGGATAGGTGAAAACCATCCGGCAGGCGCTTCCCTTTTCCTTAGGGAGCGGGGCCGGGGGTGAGGGGGAAAGTCCTTTACTTCACCGCGGCCAGTACCCGCTTAATCAGTTCGTTGGGGCTGCCGTTGTGCCAGCGCCACACAATCACAAGGTCGTGCTCGGGGTCGACCCAAATGGTATTCTGACCAGCCCCCAAGGCGGCATAGCTGCTTGCGGGAGCGTCGGGCCAGGCTTTCTTGCCCGTTGATCCTTTGCCCGTGTTGAGCCACCACAGGTAGCCATAATCGGGTCCTACGGAGCTGGGGGTTGTGGCCCGTTTCACCCAGTCTGACGAAACGATCTGGCGATTTCCCCAACGGCCCTGCCGCAGGAAGAGGTAGCCAAACCGGGCTTCGTCGCGGGCGCTGATCCGCAAACCACCGCCCCAGCGGGTGCCGCCACTCACCGACGGCATCTTCCTGCCATCGACATCGGCTACGGCATTGGGGTAGGGAATGTACTGCCAGGTGTTCGAGGCTCCAATGGGATCCATGATTTCGTCGCGCACTACGTCGGGCAGGGGTTTCTTCCACAACCGGAGCAGCGACAGGGCCAGCCGGTTAATCCGCACATCGTTATACTCGTAGTAAGAGCCGGGTTTCTGAAGGGTGCGGGGTTTGCGCTCGCCTTTACCAAACGCTTCTTTTCCCACGAAGTCGCTGTTCTTACCCCACAGTTCACCTTCCCACTCGCTGGTCTGCTGAGCGTGGTGCTCCCAGGTGATCGCCTTGTTCTGATCCGATTCGTAGCCACCGTCGTGGATACGTTTAGTCACCGGTTCGTGGATATCCGGAATCATACCCCGCTCGATTGTAATGCCCAGTATGGTCGACAGCACACTTTTGGCTACGCTGTAGGTCGGGTCGGCGCGCTGGGTATCGCCCCATTCGGCTACGATATAGCCGTGGCGCAGGATGATGCCGTTGGTAGCCGCCCGACTCGTAGGCATAGGGCCAAGGAGCTTGCCGAAGATTTCTTCCTGTGTCGAAAAATCCGGGGCCATTTGTGTGGTTTCCTGTGTTTTGGCAAAGGCTACCGCCTGATCGAGCAACGCCGGGTCCATATCGACTTTGGCAGGTGCGACATGAACCCAGTTATTCCCTTTGGCCGGAAAGTAGGTTGCTGACTGGGTCGCGGGGCGGTGACAGGCAGACAGACCGGTCAGTATGACGACTGAAAAATGTATGGAAAAGCGTCGGTAGAAAGACACCATAGTACAGGCTGATTTTAGGAACTGGATGGAGAGAAACAAAAGAGCAGGCTGACTGGATTGCACCGGATTTGTAGGGGGTACATTCGGCGCAATCCAGTCAGCCTGCTCAGCAACTTTATCGTTCTAACTTGAATCCCTTGTCAATGGTCGGGCGCTGGGCGCGGTTGGCAATGTCCCAGCCGGTCAGGTACATCCAGCGGGTAATGTTCGTCACCTTGCGGGTGTCAATGCGCTCAGGCTCGTCTTTCGGTGTGTGGTAGTCGGGGTGGAGGAGGCTGGTAAACGCGATAGCCGGGATGTTGACACGGGCATAGGGGAGGTGGTCCGACCGGAAATACCAACCTTCCGGATGGTCAGGCTTGTCCCAGAGAGTATCAAGCTTAAACGTCATTCCCGTCAGCGTATTAGCCGTCAGCGCTGCGTTCACCAGATCGGCCGAGTTGCGGTGGGGAGGCTGCTGGCCCAGAATACAGGCGCTGTCGGGGGCGTTGCGGCCAATCATTTCGGCATTCAGAACGGCTACGATCGACTCGCGGGGTACGGTAGGCTTGTCGACGTAGTAGCGCGAGCCTAGCAAACCGCGCTCTTCGGCGCCGTGAAAAACGAACAGCGCCGACCGTTTGGCGGGTTTCTGAACGAACGCCCGGGCCAGGGCCAGCGTAGCCACGCAGCCACTGGCGTTGTCGTCGGCCCCGTTCCAGATCGAATCGCCCGCTACCGCCTTCCGGACGCCATCGTGATCCTGGTGGGTACTGAAGAGCACATACTCATTTTTGAGCGTTGGATCGGTGCCGGGGGCTTTGGCAACAATATTGACGGACGGGTAATTGAAGCTTTCCACGTTGACTACATTCGTGAACTGCTGGCCGGGTTGTTTGATCCACTCCAGAGCGCTGGCGGGCAGCCAGACGGTGGGAGCCTGCGAAAAAACGCGGGTGTTGGGGCCTCCGGGCAGGTCATAACGACCCCGTTCGAGACCCGTTGTCCAGCGTTCGA is a window from the Spirosoma rigui genome containing:
- a CDS encoding serine hydrolase domain-containing protein, producing MVSFYRRFSIHFSVVILTGLSACHRPATQSATYFPAKGNNWVHVAPAKVDMDPALLDQAVAFAKTQETTQMAPDFSTQEEIFGKLLGPMPTSRAATNGIILRHGYIVAEWGDTQRADPTYSVAKSVLSTILGITIERGMIPDIHEPVTKRIHDGGYESDQNKAITWEHHAQQTSEWEGELWGKNSDFVGKEAFGKGERKPRTLQKPGSYYEYNDVRINRLALSLLRLWKKPLPDVVRDEIMDPIGASNTWQYIPYPNAVADVDGRKMPSVSGGTRWGGGLRISARDEARFGYLFLRQGRWGNRQIVSSDWVKRATTPSSVGPDYGYLWWLNTGKGSTGKKAWPDAPASSYAALGAGQNTIWVDPEHDLVIVWRWHNGSPNELIKRVLAAVK
- a CDS encoding M28 family peptidase, which gives rise to MLRHKYLFLQPVPRLAILLALLVINSIAGFAQSKSGTAKNANAISAIKESDIKRDLFALAGDHFRGREGGSLDELKASVWIAEQLRAIGLQPAGDDGTFFQFFHIQRTRITETSRLSIGSHQLTHGQDAFLLAPAIASVDAPLVFVGTGTPDELAKADIKGKAVAIAFSGTGPPELSYRRFLFGTMTRRAAELIKAGALAVVWVSDKQAQSYFERWTTGLERGRYDLPGGPNTRVFSQAPTVWLPASALEWIKQPGQQFTNVVNVESFNYPSVNIVAKAPGTDPTLKNEYVLFSTHQDHDGVRKAVAGDSIWNGADDNASGCVATLALARAFVQKPAKRSALFVFHGAEERGLLGSRYYVDKPTVPRESIVAVLNAEMIGRNAPDSACILGQQPPHRNSADLVNAALTANTLTGMTFKLDTLWDKPDHPEGWYFRSDHLPYARVNIPAIAFTSLLHPDYHTPKDEPERIDTRKVTNITRWMYLTGWDIANRAQRPTIDKGFKLER